From the Fusobacterium simiae genome, one window contains:
- a CDS encoding RidA family protein translates to MKKIINTTNAPAALGPYSQAIEANGVLYVSGQIPFVPATMTLVSEDVEAQTKQSLENIGAILKEAGYDFKDVVSATVYIKDMNDFTKVNGVYDKYLGEVKPARACVEVARLPKDVKVEIGVIATK, encoded by the coding sequence ATGAAAAAAATTATTAACACAACAAATGCACCAGCTGCATTAGGACCTTATTCACAAGCTATTGAAGCAAATGGAGTTTTATATGTATCAGGGCAAATTCCTTTTGTTCCAGCAACAATGACATTGGTTTCTGAAGATGTGGAAGCACAAACAAAACAATCTTTAGAAAACATAGGAGCAATTTTAAAAGAAGCAGGATATGATTTTAAAGATGTAGTAAGTGCAACAGTTTATATAAAAGATATGAATGATTTTACAAAAGTAAATGGAGTTTATGACAAGTATTTAGGAGAAGTAAAACCTGCAAGAGCTTGTGTGGAAGTTGCAAGATTACCAAAAGATGTAAAAGTTGAAATTGGAGTTATAGCTACTAAATAA
- a CDS encoding TRAP transporter small permease has translation MKVLRKFQKIEDIIMVITFIIMVISSFAQVINRNIFKIPISGFEEAAKYSMVYMVLLGTEMGLRDGTQISVTAVVDILKGRTKKIVMIISKLIVVSAAASLFYHSIGLVQKQVVSGQISPGLQIPMSIPYFSLVLSFGIITLVQGITLIMMIVGKIEINDKKEKGEK, from the coding sequence ATGAAGGTATTGAGAAAATTTCAAAAAATAGAAGATATTATAATGGTTATAACTTTTATAATTATGGTCATATCAAGTTTTGCTCAAGTAATTAATAGAAATATTTTTAAAATTCCAATATCTGGTTTTGAAGAAGCTGCAAAATATTCTATGGTATATATGGTACTTTTGGGAACAGAGATGGGACTTAGAGATGGAACTCAAATATCAGTTACAGCTGTAGTAGATATATTAAAAGGAAGAACAAAAAAAATTGTAATGATTATTTCTAAATTAATAGTAGTTTCAGCAGCGGCTTCTCTTTTTTACCATTCTATAGGTCTTGTGCAAAAACAAGTTGTGTCAGGTCAAATTTCTCCAGGATTACAAATTCCAATGTCAATTCCTTATTTTTCATTAGTTTTAAGTTTTGGGATAATTACTTTGGTTCAAGGAATTACATTGATAATGATGATAGTAGGAAAAATAGAAATAAATGATAAAAAGGAAAAAGGTGAAAAATAA
- a CDS encoding alpha/beta hydrolase family protein: protein MKKIGIFILMFLISVLSFSETFTEKETRIKNGKTEIYGIRYIPDKKGKMPLVILSHELGGTHKNVERYAKALAEEGIVAYIFDFPGGSVDGRGSQSTGRKSTEMSVMTEVSDVEKIIEESKKWDYVDQNKIVLIGGSQGGVVSAFTASRNIDKVAGLVLMYPAFVMEDDIHNFAPTRDKIPQEFTMRGWIKVGAVYFKDAYDIDFMKEAAKYNKPVLILHGTLDPHVPVIKSEKLNASYPNSKLVLIEGAEHSFRDNDEHFNKAMAEINKYLKENKLDK from the coding sequence ATGAAAAAAATAGGAATTTTTATACTTATGTTTTTAATAAGTGTGCTTTCATTTTCAGAAACTTTTACTGAAAAAGAAACAAGGATAAAGAATGGAAAAACAGAAATATATGGTATTCGTTATATTCCAGATAAAAAAGGAAAAATGCCTTTGGTAATTTTATCTCATGAATTAGGTGGAACACATAAAAATGTGGAAAGATATGCAAAAGCATTAGCAGAAGAAGGAATAGTAGCTTATATTTTTGACTTTCCTGGTGGAAGTGTAGATGGTAGAGGTAGCCAAAGCACAGGAAGAAAATCAACTGAAATGTCTGTTATGACAGAAGTATCAGATGTAGAAAAAATAATTGAAGAAAGTAAAAAATGGGATTATGTAGACCAAAATAAAATAGTTCTTATAGGTGGAAGTCAAGGTGGAGTTGTGTCTGCTTTCACTGCAAGTCGTAATATAGATAAAGTTGCAGGATTAGTTTTAATGTACCCTGCTTTTGTTATGGAAGATGATATTCATAATTTTGCACCAACAAGAGATAAAATTCCTCAAGAATTTACAATGAGAGGTTGGATAAAAGTAGGAGCTGTTTATTTTAAAGATGCCTATGATATAGATTTTATGAAAGAGGCTGCAAAATATAATAAACCTGTTCTAATATTACATGGAACATTAGATCCACATGTGCCTGTTATAAAATCTGAAAAATTAAATGCTTCTTATCCAAATTCAAAATTAGTTTTAATTGAAGGAGCAGAACATTCTTTTAGAGATAATGATGAACATTTTAATAAGGCTATGGCAGAAATAAATAAATATTTAAAAGAAAATAAATTAGATAAGTAA
- the dctP gene encoding TRAP transporter substrate-binding protein DctP, with amino-acid sequence MKLKKVFLSVAVIISMAVFISCGSEKKEVSNTSEEPITFKLALVDPENSNFAKGANKIAEEVEKATNGMIKINVYAGGSLGGERDTIELAMGDNLDIATAANSVLTNFIPEMGILDQPYLWSNSDEAHAAIDGAVGDLVKREALKHGLHVIGFMESGYRNTFSTKPIKTMADFKGVTIRTMENKYHQAAFESFGAMPVAMAYNDVFTALQQKTIDAAENATANCLASGYYEVTKFITNTKHAYVYIVLCMSDAAWKKIPEDLQKPFLEAVQRGVEAQRQYLLEANEEATKELKEKGVQFFEIDTEVLKNAYKVKAAEKGFTFDKEWEEAVQKAINDTK; translated from the coding sequence ATGAAATTAAAAAAAGTTTTTTTATCAGTAGCAGTAATAATTAGTATGGCAGTATTTATAAGTTGTGGTAGTGAAAAGAAAGAAGTATCAAATACTTCAGAGGAACCTATAACATTCAAGTTAGCATTGGTAGATCCTGAAAATTCAAATTTTGCAAAAGGAGCTAATAAAATAGCTGAAGAAGTTGAAAAAGCAACAAATGGGATGATAAAAATTAATGTTTACGCAGGAGGTTCACTTGGAGGAGAACGGGATACTATAGAGCTTGCAATGGGAGATAACCTTGATATTGCAACAGCAGCTAATTCTGTTCTAACAAATTTTATACCTGAAATGGGGATATTAGATCAGCCTTATTTATGGAGTAATTCAGATGAAGCCCATGCAGCAATTGATGGAGCTGTAGGAGATTTAGTTAAAAGAGAAGCTTTAAAACATGGTTTACATGTAATAGGTTTTATGGAATCTGGATACAGAAATACTTTTTCAACAAAACCTATAAAAACCATGGCAGATTTTAAAGGGGTAACTATTCGTACAATGGAAAATAAATATCATCAAGCAGCTTTTGAGTCATTTGGAGCAATGCCTGTGGCAATGGCATATAATGATGTATTTACAGCATTACAACAAAAGACTATAGATGCAGCTGAAAATGCAACAGCAAATTGCCTGGCTTCAGGATATTATGAAGTTACAAAATTTATTACAAATACAAAACATGCTTATGTCTATATTGTTCTTTGCATGTCTGATGCTGCTTGGAAAAAAATACCAGAAGATTTACAAAAACCTTTCTTGGAAGCAGTTCAAAGAGGAGTAGAGGCTCAAAGACAATATTTGTTAGAAGCTAATGAAGAAGCAACTAAAGAATTGAAAGAAAAAGGAGTACAATTTTTTGAAATAGATACAGAAGTTCTAAAGAATGCTTATAAAGTAAAGGCAGCTGAAAAAGGATTTACATTTGATAAAGAATGGGAAGAAGCAGTTCAAAAAGCTATTAATGATACGAAATAA